One Hyphomicrobium sp. CS1GBMeth3 DNA segment encodes these proteins:
- a CDS encoding lipopolysaccharide biosynthesis protein: MTGIRRSFALASADRYFAVILNFVTLLVTARLLTPAEFGVAVIGLAVLGLAETLHDFGGSAYIVQVKDLTPARLHAVFTVTFFLTVSVAALLFFMAGPLAEFYDTPGLKAFMQVASACFLLGPFVSPVHALMRRNFEFGKMAVLSAASIVVNTGVTITLALLGYSYMSFAWGSLMGGIVYLALCWWWGPQERVYRLTFAEWRDVSAYGIYDSLKKLLYYAWEAVPLLAFGKTLGADGLGLYQRAFSVSRLPEKTMLAGLAPVLLPAFSQHAREGRDLKIGFLRSIEHTTVFFWPALVFIIILAGPIVDVLLGHQWVAVVPIVQIISAAFLLQLPTSIVNSVQIAVGAVRDSFVLALVTIPASIAVQVFASLYGLEMAAASLLITGPFCLLISLVMVRARVPFAWEELWASLWRSGVVTLFSALGPAAVAIACGGTHQVTIAAGAIGLLTAPVGWLVGLYVARHPMLEEVRRAFDYVLARLSAKVPERTPSEDIKR, encoded by the coding sequence ATGACGGGTATTCGACGAAGCTTCGCGCTGGCTTCGGCAGATCGCTATTTCGCAGTCATCCTGAACTTCGTAACGCTGCTGGTCACCGCGCGCTTGCTGACGCCTGCGGAGTTCGGTGTGGCGGTCATCGGCCTCGCGGTGCTGGGCCTGGCGGAGACCCTCCACGATTTCGGCGGTAGCGCATACATTGTTCAGGTCAAGGACTTGACGCCCGCCAGACTGCACGCCGTGTTCACCGTCACCTTTTTTCTGACCGTGTCAGTCGCCGCGCTGCTCTTCTTCATGGCCGGGCCTTTGGCCGAGTTCTACGACACGCCGGGGCTCAAGGCGTTCATGCAGGTGGCGTCCGCATGCTTCCTGCTCGGTCCGTTCGTGTCGCCCGTCCACGCCCTCATGCGCCGCAATTTCGAGTTCGGCAAGATGGCGGTCCTGAGCGCGGCGTCGATCGTCGTGAACACGGGCGTGACGATCACGTTGGCGCTTCTCGGCTACAGCTACATGAGCTTCGCGTGGGGGAGCTTGATGGGCGGCATCGTCTATCTGGCTCTCTGCTGGTGGTGGGGCCCGCAGGAGCGCGTCTACCGCCTGACGTTTGCCGAATGGCGCGACGTCTCGGCCTACGGCATCTACGACAGCCTGAAGAAGCTGCTCTATTACGCCTGGGAGGCCGTGCCCCTGCTGGCATTCGGCAAGACGCTCGGCGCCGATGGCCTTGGCCTCTACCAGCGCGCGTTCTCGGTCAGCCGGTTGCCGGAGAAGACCATGCTGGCGGGCCTTGCCCCCGTCTTGTTGCCGGCATTCTCTCAACATGCCCGAGAAGGCCGGGACCTCAAGATCGGATTTCTGCGCAGCATCGAACACACCACGGTGTTCTTCTGGCCTGCGCTTGTCTTCATCATCATTCTGGCGGGGCCGATCGTCGATGTGCTGCTCGGCCATCAATGGGTCGCGGTGGTGCCGATCGTGCAGATCATCTCCGCTGCGTTCCTCTTGCAGCTCCCGACCAGTATCGTGAACTCGGTGCAGATCGCAGTCGGCGCCGTGCGCGATAGCTTTGTCTTGGCGCTCGTGACGATCCCGGCCTCGATTGCAGTCCAGGTCTTTGCGTCCCTGTACGGTTTGGAGATGGCCGCCGCGAGCCTTCTGATCACCGGTCCGTTCTGTCTCTTGATCTCGCTCGTCATGGTTCGCGCGCGCGTGCCGTTCGCCTGGGAGGAGTTGTGGGCCTCGCTCTGGCGCAGCGGCGTCGTGACCCTGTTCAGCGCCCTTGGCCCGGCGGCCGTCGCGATCGCCTGCGGTGGAACGCATCAGGTCACCATCGCAGCCGGCGCGATCGGCCTTCTCACCGCTCCGGTGGGCTGGCTCGTTGGCCTGTACGTGGCGCGCCATCCGATGCTGGAGGAGGTGCGCCGTGCGTTCGACTATGTGCTCGCGCGGCTGTCCGCAAAGGTTCCGGAAAGGACACCGAGCGAAGACATCAAGCGATGA
- a CDS encoding polysaccharide biosynthesis/export family protein translates to MAHADQHLNRRPSVVGDAGRAHDLRLAAGGLNIGSRFGLVLPRASKVALWAAIGACLAFQPMPTVRAESGPAHVANQDNAGQPGDVYRLGIGDKVRVQVFEWRPARDEVFTWTALNQVYSIDPVGALFLPLIGQVSAAGYTTSELATLISRRLAKRLNLGASPDTTVEVTEFRPIFVTGHVEKAGEYPYSPGMTLLQGVSLSGGLYKNAGLNGLRLEREFLTVSGEYDRLTQERDRLLTRKARIEAELAFADRIAFPADLRTTRRPYKVEFTASLMAKEQSVFELRNKAYETQVTALNQLQNFLEQEVETLNKRLESHQKQIDLMAAELGGIKKLTDKGLSTQPRLLGLQRNLAQLEGERLRIESERTRVQQEISRIVLSKIEFDNKRANDLTTELQTTEARLEQVLQEANVNEQLLVETQSQAAASPLRLAATGDTIDPLAKPQISYTIVRQVKDGVVEIDGNEATQLRPGDTIKVNMALPRTGITAFPKHEATPATTIEPPKPPHQASVEKISTDAVPH, encoded by the coding sequence ATGGCACACGCTGATCAGCATCTTAACCGCCGTCCGTCCGTCGTTGGCGACGCGGGACGTGCGCATGATCTCCGGCTCGCTGCCGGGGGGCTCAATATTGGCTCGCGTTTTGGCCTCGTTTTGCCCCGGGCCAGCAAGGTCGCCCTCTGGGCGGCGATCGGAGCATGTCTGGCCTTCCAGCCCATGCCCACGGTGAGGGCAGAGTCCGGTCCTGCCCATGTCGCAAATCAGGACAATGCCGGTCAGCCGGGCGATGTGTATCGTCTTGGGATCGGCGACAAGGTTCGCGTCCAGGTGTTCGAGTGGCGCCCGGCGCGCGACGAGGTGTTCACCTGGACAGCCTTGAACCAGGTCTATTCGATCGATCCGGTGGGCGCTCTGTTCCTGCCGCTGATCGGTCAGGTCTCGGCCGCCGGCTACACCACGAGCGAACTCGCAACCCTGATCTCGCGCCGGCTCGCCAAACGGCTCAACCTCGGCGCTTCTCCAGACACGACTGTCGAGGTGACCGAGTTCCGTCCCATCTTCGTGACAGGTCACGTCGAGAAGGCGGGTGAATATCCGTACTCTCCCGGCATGACGTTGCTGCAGGGCGTGAGCCTCAGCGGCGGCCTCTATAAGAACGCCGGCCTCAACGGGCTGCGGCTCGAGCGCGAGTTCCTCACGGTTTCCGGCGAGTACGATCGCCTGACCCAGGAGCGCGATCGTCTTCTCACCCGCAAGGCGCGCATCGAGGCCGAGCTGGCGTTTGCCGACCGCATCGCCTTCCCGGCGGATCTGCGCACGACGCGCAGGCCGTACAAGGTGGAGTTCACGGCTTCGCTGATGGCCAAGGAGCAGAGCGTTTTCGAGCTGCGCAACAAGGCCTACGAAACGCAGGTGACGGCGCTCAACCAACTGCAGAACTTCCTCGAGCAGGAAGTGGAGACCCTCAACAAGCGCCTCGAGTCACATCAGAAGCAGATCGACCTGATGGCCGCCGAGCTCGGCGGGATCAAGAAGCTGACCGACAAAGGCCTGTCGACGCAGCCGCGCCTGCTCGGCCTGCAGCGCAACCTTGCCCAGCTCGAGGGTGAGCGCCTGCGCATCGAGAGCGAGCGTACCCGCGTTCAGCAGGAGATCAGCCGCATCGTTCTGTCGAAGATCGAATTCGACAACAAGCGCGCCAATGATCTGACGACCGAGTTGCAAACCACCGAGGCCCGTCTCGAGCAGGTTCTGCAGGAGGCGAACGTCAACGAGCAGCTGCTGGTCGAGACCCAGTCTCAGGCCGCGGCATCGCCGCTTCGCCTCGCCGCGACTGGTGACACCATCGATCCGCTGGCCAAGCCGCAGATCAGCTACACCATCGTCCGGCAGGTCAAGGACGGCGTGGTCGAGATCGACGGCAACGAGGCGACGCAGCTTCGCCCCGGCGATACGATCAAGGTCAACATGGCCCTGCCGCGGACCGGCATCACCGCCTTCCCGAAGCACGAGGCGACCCCGGCCACCACGATCGAGCCGCCCAAGCCTCCGCACCAGGCTTCGGTCGAGAAGATCAGCACGGACGCGGTTCCGCACTGA
- a CDS encoding glycosyltransferase family 2 protein translates to MPTPPRPFVSIVMPALNEERYIAEAISSVVPQSDTLDYELLVLDGGSSDRTREIVRDIASRNERIKLLHNERRIQSAAVNVASEACDARTAILIRADCHAKYPEEFAARCVDTLSRTGSSSVVVAMQAVGHHPTQKAIAAAQNSRLGNGGSQHRVAGRSGYVDHGHHAAFDLEIFRALGGYDETAPYNEDAEFDTRLIEAGGRIYLDGSLTIEYYPRSNFRTLATQYFRHGWGRANTILKHGKTPKLRQLLPVLVLVACVGGLVLWPLVGITALLPLAFYLVTCLAWATALAVQARDASILLAAPAAVVMHMSWATGFLVREFAHRRQKLVHRLRDLRARFGTANAGPTP, encoded by the coding sequence GTGCCGACGCCGCCACGCCCGTTTGTCAGCATCGTCATGCCGGCGCTCAACGAAGAGCGCTACATCGCCGAGGCCATCTCGTCGGTCGTGCCGCAGTCGGATACCCTCGATTACGAGCTTCTGGTGTTGGACGGCGGCAGCAGCGACCGGACGCGAGAGATCGTGCGGGACATTGCCTCCCGGAATGAGCGCATCAAACTCCTGCACAATGAGCGGCGCATTCAATCGGCGGCCGTGAACGTCGCGTCGGAAGCGTGCGATGCAAGGACCGCCATTCTGATACGTGCCGACTGCCACGCCAAATATCCCGAGGAGTTCGCCGCGCGGTGCGTCGATACGCTGAGCCGCACGGGCAGCTCGTCCGTCGTCGTTGCCATGCAAGCCGTCGGTCACCATCCGACGCAGAAAGCGATCGCTGCCGCGCAGAACAGTCGTCTTGGAAACGGCGGATCTCAGCACCGTGTTGCCGGACGCTCCGGCTACGTCGATCACGGACATCACGCCGCGTTCGACCTCGAGATTTTTCGCGCGCTCGGCGGCTACGACGAGACTGCGCCTTACAATGAGGACGCGGAGTTCGACACACGCCTAATCGAGGCTGGCGGGCGCATCTATCTCGATGGTTCGCTCACCATCGAATACTATCCGCGCTCGAACTTTCGCACGCTCGCGACCCAATATTTCCGCCACGGCTGGGGGCGCGCGAATACGATCCTAAAACATGGAAAGACGCCGAAGCTGCGTCAGCTGCTGCCGGTGCTGGTGCTCGTCGCCTGCGTCGGAGGACTTGTGCTCTGGCCGCTGGTCGGGATTACAGCGCTTCTGCCTCTCGCGTTCTACCTCGTGACGTGCCTCGCATGGGCAACTGCTCTCGCCGTCCAAGCGCGGGATGCCTCCATTCTGCTCGCGGCCCCTGCCGCCGTCGTGATGCATATGAGCTGGGCGACCGGTTTTCTCGTACGGGAGTTTGCGCACCGCCGGCAGAAACTGGTCCACAGGCTACGGGATTTGCGCGCCCGTTTTGGCACAGCGAACGCCGGCCCGACGCCGTGA
- a CDS encoding response regulator transcription factor: protein MRTLSSHPLHTKNPSIHKMPPSGPAMAVDTYSRVAGSPRTDAATSVVIIERHSFVRGCIQSMLSQGAPLDCVGVATVDDYLSRAGTAKGDVIVLCAIGLGAREADMQLSLLMEAQCRAPIVVMSDLEDPDLLVTVMDKGVNGFMPADISLEVAAHALRLVAAGGQYFPADTLLAARKAIDGASTSEAAGKGMFTRRQVAVIDALRRGKANKVIAYELNVCESTVKVHVRNIMKKLKAKNRTEVAYLANGLLPEPRL, encoded by the coding sequence ATGCGTACGCTCTCATCACACCCACTGCACACCAAGAACCCATCGATCCACAAGATGCCGCCGTCTGGTCCAGCCATGGCGGTGGATACCTACTCCCGGGTCGCCGGGTCTCCCCGCACAGACGCGGCGACGTCCGTCGTTATCATCGAACGGCATTCGTTCGTCCGCGGGTGCATTCAGTCCATGCTCTCTCAGGGTGCCCCGCTCGATTGCGTCGGCGTCGCAACCGTTGACGACTATCTATCGCGCGCCGGCACCGCAAAGGGCGACGTCATCGTTCTTTGCGCCATCGGCCTGGGGGCTCGGGAAGCTGATATGCAGCTTTCCCTCCTGATGGAGGCTCAATGCCGCGCCCCGATCGTCGTCATGTCCGATCTGGAGGATCCCGATCTGCTCGTGACCGTTATGGACAAGGGCGTAAACGGCTTTATGCCGGCCGACATCTCGCTCGAGGTGGCGGCGCACGCGCTGCGCCTGGTCGCGGCCGGCGGGCAGTACTTCCCCGCTGATACGCTGCTGGCTGCACGGAAGGCCATTGACGGCGCGAGCACCTCGGAGGCTGCCGGGAAAGGCATGTTCACGCGGCGGCAAGTGGCCGTGATCGATGCCCTGCGCCGAGGCAAGGCCAACAAGGTTATCGCCTACGAGCTGAACGTCTGCGAAAGCACCGTTAAGGTGCATGTACGCAATATCATGAAGAAGCTCAAAGCGAAGAACCGCACGGAAGTAGCGTATCTCGCGAATGGGCTTCTCCCGGAGCCCAGGCTTTAA
- a CDS encoding sugar transferase — protein MRPVGGLGKRVADIAIAGVVGIAAMPILLLVGLAIKLSMGGPILYRHRRIGFGGRPFDCLKFRTMVVNGDEVLARYLANNPAAAEEWRRDRKLVHDPRVTRLGALLRKSSLDELPQLLNILRGEMSCVGPRPVVADELVRYGIHAEAYLRARPGMTGSWQVSGRSTIDYGDRVALDSAYVRKWSFASDILILVRTVPALLKVDQAA, from the coding sequence ATGCGGCCCGTCGGCGGGCTCGGCAAGCGGGTCGCAGACATTGCCATCGCGGGGGTCGTTGGCATCGCCGCAATGCCGATCCTTCTCCTGGTGGGGCTCGCGATCAAGCTCAGCATGGGTGGCCCGATCCTTTATCGCCACCGCCGCATCGGCTTCGGCGGCCGACCGTTCGACTGCCTCAAGTTCCGCACGATGGTCGTCAACGGAGACGAGGTGCTCGCGCGCTACCTGGCCAACAATCCGGCTGCCGCGGAGGAGTGGCGCCGCGATCGCAAGCTCGTCCACGATCCGCGCGTGACGCGCCTTGGCGCCTTGCTCAGGAAGTCCAGCCTCGACGAGCTGCCGCAGCTTCTGAATATCCTGCGCGGAGAGATGAGCTGTGTAGGGCCCCGGCCGGTCGTCGCGGACGAGCTCGTACGCTATGGTATCCACGCGGAAGCGTATCTCAGGGCCCGGCCTGGGATGACGGGGTCCTGGCAAGTGAGCGGGCGCAGCACGATCGACTACGGTGACCGCGTCGCGCTGGACAGCGCCTACGTCAGGAAGTGGTCGTTTGCCTCCGACATTCTGATCCTGGTCAGGACCGTGCCGGCGCTGCTCAAGGTCGACCAAGCGGCCTAA
- a CDS encoding GMC family oxidoreductase, producing the protein MPTADLAGALNAGDTEASNRTFDAIVVGAGAAGGLAANLLCEAGLDVLLLDAGYLPPVWRRPFRRITNTLIRSVADPRLIKVVPPRAINAGRKALRLAGRVRQPIQTQCFAWEQLPDAFVDDRDFPYETPAGQPFNWIRAHGLGGRMIIPGHGRQYYRLGRIDFTPGDGLSPPWPFAEGELDPWYAVVEQRLGLAGARDGIAQPPDSEIARPLSLTSDEKALTDAIKARWPHATPILSRYAPPLDSVGAAAATGRLWCRTGALAQAVTKDAAGRANGVAWHDIKSGSHEIARAPLVFLCASTLESTRILLQSQDPVADPGVLGHYLMDHMMIKAEGVGPKLEDTAEIEPGRCLYLPRFDLRDGKVSGDRGFGVQLYRSDAGDKCWFTAVAFCETTPRVENRVTLDASRRDAYGNPALRIDFRYSSAENDVAKEMAAALTELAGLAGAKLHGLESKPAIPGTSVHECGTARMGTDPTSSVLDSHNACWDVPGLYITDGASFPSQGAQNPTLTIMALTARACHHAVR; encoded by the coding sequence ATGCCGACCGCTGATCTCGCCGGCGCCCTGAACGCAGGCGACACCGAAGCGAGCAATCGCACATTCGACGCCATCGTCGTCGGCGCAGGCGCCGCCGGTGGGCTGGCCGCGAACCTGCTCTGTGAGGCGGGGCTGGACGTCCTGTTGCTCGATGCCGGCTATCTGCCGCCCGTATGGCGCCGGCCGTTTCGGCGCATCACCAACACGCTCATCCGCTCCGTCGCCGATCCGCGCCTGATCAAGGTTGTCCCTCCGCGCGCCATCAACGCCGGCCGCAAGGCGCTGCGACTGGCCGGACGCGTGCGCCAGCCGATCCAGACACAGTGCTTCGCCTGGGAGCAGCTCCCGGACGCCTTCGTCGATGATCGCGATTTCCCCTACGAGACGCCGGCCGGTCAGCCTTTCAACTGGATCCGGGCCCACGGTCTCGGCGGCCGCATGATCATTCCTGGTCACGGCAGGCAATATTACCGCCTCGGCCGGATTGATTTCACGCCGGGCGATGGCCTCAGCCCGCCGTGGCCGTTTGCGGAAGGAGAGCTCGACCCGTGGTATGCGGTCGTCGAGCAGCGCCTCGGGCTTGCCGGCGCACGCGATGGGATCGCGCAGCCGCCCGACAGCGAGATCGCGCGCCCGCTCTCGCTGACGTCCGATGAGAAGGCGTTGACGGACGCGATCAAGGCCCGCTGGCCCCATGCAACGCCCATTCTGAGCCGCTACGCGCCACCGCTCGATTCCGTCGGCGCCGCCGCTGCAACCGGCCGCCTCTGGTGCCGCACGGGCGCCCTCGCACAAGCCGTGACGAAGGACGCGGCGGGGCGTGCAAACGGCGTCGCGTGGCATGACATCAAATCCGGAAGCCACGAGATTGCACGTGCGCCGCTCGTGTTTCTCTGCGCGTCCACGCTCGAGTCGACCCGCATTCTCCTGCAATCGCAAGATCCGGTGGCAGACCCCGGCGTGCTCGGCCACTACCTGATGGATCACATGATGATCAAGGCGGAAGGCGTCGGCCCCAAGCTCGAGGACACAGCCGAGATCGAGCCGGGACGTTGCCTCTACCTGCCGCGCTTTGATTTGCGCGACGGCAAGGTGTCGGGCGACCGCGGCTTCGGCGTCCAGCTCTACCGCTCGGATGCGGGCGACAAATGCTGGTTCACGGCGGTCGCCTTTTGCGAGACCACGCCGCGCGTCGAGAACCGGGTCACGCTCGATGCCAGCCGTCGCGATGCGTATGGAAACCCTGCGCTGCGCATCGATTTTCGCTACAGCAGCGCCGAAAACGATGTCGCAAAGGAGATGGCTGCAGCGCTCACGGAGCTGGCGGGCCTAGCCGGTGCCAAGCTGCACGGGTTGGAGAGTAAACCGGCGATACCGGGAACCTCGGTGCATGAATGCGGCACAGCGCGAATGGGCACCGATCCCACAAGCTCTGTTCTGGACAGCCACAATGCCTGCTGGGACGTGCCCGGTCTTTATATCACCGACGGTGCCTCGTTCCCCTCGCAAGGCGCTCAGAACCCGACGCTGACGATCATGGCATTGACGGCCCGCGCCTGTCATCACGCGGTGCGCTGA
- a CDS encoding UbiA family prenyltransferase produces the protein MSVRPIVDTAASPDRAESAAPAPIEAVAQQAEARAGESAPVPLLVDLDHTLVRTDLLIEMALAYVAANPLRIAHLIAWTWEGRAQLKRKLAEAIELDPELVPINDKVVALAAEAKRQGRPVYLVTASDELLAKKFVARFPFFDGVLSSDGVQNLKGRHKAAAVGERFPDGYDYIGDSAADLHVWRNAREVIAVAPKPATRRRLEAFGKPTTIIEGGSTVRALIKASRLHQWAKNTLIFVPAVLSGTISDPGTVLNCALAFLALGLVAVGTYLINDILDITHDRRHWSKRFRPIAAGDLSIGTALVASAITIAAGLAIGAALAPGVLTGLAAYLVLTLAYSIHIKRLPILDVVVLAALFTLRLAIGIAATQVYASPWLLVFSMALFTSLSTAKRYTEIQRTEAKGEAAVSGRGYFVVDAPLVLGLGIATGTASVLIMVLYLIFDAFSHQFYGNPHWLWLFPTILFLWIGRVWLIGQRGQLHDDPVAFALKDRASLVLGGVMAIAFVLAWTGAPL, from the coding sequence ATGAGCGTGCGACCCATCGTTGATACCGCGGCTTCTCCGGATCGTGCGGAGAGCGCAGCGCCTGCTCCCATAGAAGCAGTTGCTCAGCAAGCGGAAGCGCGTGCCGGCGAAAGCGCTCCTGTTCCGCTGCTGGTCGATCTCGACCATACGCTCGTTCGTACCGATCTGCTGATCGAAATGGCGCTGGCCTATGTCGCGGCCAATCCGCTGCGTATCGCACACCTCATCGCGTGGACCTGGGAAGGGCGCGCGCAACTCAAGCGGAAGCTCGCCGAGGCGATCGAGCTGGATCCCGAGCTTGTACCGATCAACGACAAGGTCGTGGCGCTCGCTGCCGAGGCCAAGCGGCAAGGCAGGCCGGTCTACCTGGTGACAGCGAGCGACGAGTTGCTCGCCAAGAAGTTCGTTGCGCGCTTTCCGTTTTTCGACGGCGTTCTTTCCAGCGATGGCGTGCAGAACCTGAAAGGGCGCCACAAGGCGGCCGCCGTCGGCGAGCGCTTCCCCGACGGCTATGACTATATCGGCGACAGCGCGGCCGACCTTCACGTCTGGCGCAATGCGCGCGAGGTGATCGCCGTCGCACCTAAGCCCGCCACGCGGCGGCGGCTCGAAGCGTTCGGAAAGCCCACGACGATCATCGAGGGCGGCTCGACAGTACGGGCCTTGATCAAGGCATCGCGGCTGCATCAATGGGCCAAGAACACGCTGATCTTCGTGCCGGCCGTGCTGAGCGGCACGATCTCCGACCCCGGGACGGTGCTCAACTGCGCATTGGCGTTTCTGGCTCTCGGGCTGGTCGCAGTGGGCACCTATCTGATCAACGATATTCTCGACATCACGCACGACCGCCGCCATTGGTCGAAGCGGTTCCGGCCGATCGCTGCGGGCGATCTCTCGATCGGCACGGCGCTCGTAGCCTCCGCCATCACGATTGCCGCGGGGCTCGCGATCGGTGCCGCCCTGGCGCCAGGCGTCCTCACGGGGCTCGCAGCCTATCTCGTGCTCACCCTTGCCTACTCGATCCATATCAAGCGGCTACCGATCCTTGACGTCGTGGTTCTCGCTGCGCTCTTCACGCTGCGGCTCGCGATCGGTATCGCAGCGACGCAGGTTTACGCTTCGCCGTGGCTTCTGGTGTTCTCCATGGCACTGTTCACATCCCTCTCCACCGCCAAGCGATATACCGAGATCCAGCGGACCGAGGCCAAGGGGGAGGCTGCCGTTTCGGGCCGCGGCTATTTCGTCGTCGATGCGCCGCTTGTGCTTGGGCTCGGCATCGCGACGGGCACCGCATCGGTGCTCATCATGGTGCTCTATTTGATCTTCGATGCCTTCAGCCATCAGTTCTATGGCAACCCCCACTGGCTTTGGCTCTTCCCAACCATCCTGTTCCTGTGGATCGGGCGGGTCTGGCTCATCGGCCAGCGGGGCCAGTTGCACGACGATCCGGTGGCCTTCGCGCTTAAAGACAGGGCTAGCCTTGTTCTCGGCGGCGTGATGGCGATCGCTTTCGTTCTGGCTTGGACGGGGGCGCCGCTGTGA
- a CDS encoding aldo/keto reductase, with protein sequence MSDGLNRTGGPFNEINPMSLPPSSEVAPLTTVLSKPSGRLGFGSGLLLSAGDRKTAVRLLETAFDNGIVYFDTARLYAEGLAEGLLGEAFSHRRDQVILVSKAGILPTSRALSRRLVNKALHVSRKVPPLRAILPEPKVAEPEFGVFDVPCLRMSVETSLRELRTDHLDALLLHECTPEDAADPEIRAFAEDLVREGKIRAYGVAPRTADALAIAQRGIAFGTILQVASSPWDDNVSRLAPGGDRLVVTHSVLGPRFRETVEALRHNQEAGDRWRAAFEIDPTDGADVARLFLRYALQQNLAGVVLFSTTRPARIRQNLRALERPLPPIQADLLPEMLRAL encoded by the coding sequence ATGTCGGATGGCCTTAACCGGACTGGTGGCCCCTTCAACGAGATCAATCCGATGAGCCTGCCCCCCTCCTCCGAGGTCGCCCCGCTGACGACCGTGCTCTCCAAACCGTCGGGACGATTGGGTTTCGGGTCCGGCCTTCTCTTATCGGCGGGCGACCGGAAGACTGCCGTGCGGCTGCTCGAAACGGCGTTCGACAACGGCATCGTCTATTTCGATACCGCCCGGCTCTACGCCGAAGGGTTGGCCGAAGGGTTGCTGGGCGAAGCGTTCTCCCACCGGCGCGATCAGGTCATCCTGGTCAGCAAGGCCGGCATCCTGCCGACGTCGCGCGCGCTTTCGCGGCGCCTCGTCAACAAGGCGCTGCACGTCTCGCGCAAGGTGCCGCCTCTCCGTGCCATCTTGCCCGAACCAAAGGTGGCCGAGCCGGAGTTCGGCGTGTTCGACGTTCCGTGCCTGCGCATGAGCGTCGAGACAAGTCTACGGGAGCTTCGGACCGACCATCTCGACGCGTTGCTGCTGCACGAATGTACTCCCGAAGACGCCGCCGATCCGGAGATCCGGGCGTTTGCCGAGGACCTTGTGCGGGAAGGGAAGATCCGCGCTTACGGCGTCGCACCGCGGACCGCGGATGCGCTCGCGATCGCGCAGCGGGGCATCGCTTTCGGCACGATCCTGCAGGTCGCCAGCAGCCCGTGGGACGACAACGTCTCGCGCCTCGCGCCGGGCGGCGATCGCCTGGTGGTGACGCATTCGGTATTGGGGCCGCGTTTCCGCGAGACGGTGGAAGCGTTGCGCCACAATCAGGAGGCCGGCGATCGCTGGCGCGCCGCCTTCGAGATCGATCCGACCGACGGTGCCGATGTGGCCCGCTTGTTCCTACGCTATGCGTTGCAGCAAAATCTCGCGGGTGTCGTGCTCTTCTCAACGACCCGCCCGGCCCGCATCCGGCAGAATCTTCGCGCCCTTGAACGGCCACTGCCGCCCATCCAGGCGGATCTTCTCCCCGAGATGCTGAGGGCGCTGTAG